AATAGCTGGACTGCCAAAGCAGAAAATTGCTTATCCTCATCTCGCTTGAAGTTCTTATTATAAGGTCAGGGTCAGGGTATTCAGAGGTGTAGATATTCTCAGAAATCATCTGTTCTGTGATTTCTTCCGGGGTTAGGCTCCCGCTGGCGATTTTTTCCCCAAGCTTCTTCACCGAATCAAGAATCTCCTCTCTTCCGCCGTAATTCAGGCAGAGACCGAGGGTGAGGCCGGTGCCGGATTTGGTGGCTTCGAGGGTGTTATCGAGCTCTTCAAGGAGGAAATCGGGCAGGCCGTCCCGCCTGCCGAAATGAGCGAGCTTCATATTCTTCTCCACCAGATCACCGCGCACTGCCACGAGGTATCTTGTGAAAAGCTGCATAAGATAATCGATCTCCATCTCAGGCCTGCGCCAGTTCTGCACACTGAAACAGTATAGAGTTACACATTCACAGCCGATTTCCTGAGCAGCATCGCAGATTGTTTCAATCTTTTTTGCCCCTTCTCTGTGGCCGTGGAATCTTGGCAGGTCTCTCTGCTTTGCCCATCTGCCGTTGCCGTCCATAATTATGCCGATATGCCTCGGCATTTTCTCAGCAGGCAGGCCGATCTTTTCAGCAGCCTGTTTTCTTACAGCTTCAAAATTATTTCCCATTCAGTCAGCCATTATTTTTTATAAATAATCTGGTCTCTTCTCGGGCCTGTGCCTATCATACTCACTCTAACACCTGTAACCCTTTCTATCGCTTCTATATATTTTTTGGCATTCTCCGGAAGCTTTTCATACTCTTTCACCTCCGAGAGGTCTTCATTCCAGCCCGGGAGGGTTTCGTAAACGCACTCAGCCCTCTCGAGGTCTCCCGCATCCACAGGGAAGAAATTCGTCTTTTCGCCTTCAAGCATATAGCTCGGGCAAATCTTCAGCTCGTCCATGCCTGCAAGCGTATCAAGATGCATCACAGCAAGCTCGTTTATCCCGCCTATGGCAGCTGCGTACCTTGCGGCAACTCCGTCGAACCAGCCGCATCTTCTCGGCCGGCCGGTGGTTGTTCCATATTCGTTGCCCTTATCTCTGATGAGCTGTCCTGTCTGATTGTCCTGCTCGGTTGGGAAAGGCCCTGAGCCTACGCGAGTTGTGTATGATTTTACAACTCCGAGAAAGCGATCTACCTTACCTGCCGGTATGCCCGAGCCGGTGCTCATACCAAGGGCTGAGGCGTTGGAGCTGGTAACAAAGGGGAATGTGCCGTGGTCAAGGTCTAACAGTGCGCCCTGAGCGCCTTCAAACAGCACCTTCTTACCCGCGTCTATCGCCTCGTGGAGGTATTTAGTTGTGTTGCATATATATTTACCCAGCTTTTGGGAATATGTTTGGCAGCTCTGGTAAACTTCTTCAGGATCAATCGGCTCTGCGCCGTAAACCGCCTCGAATACCTTGTTTTTATAGTCTGTTATCTTTTTGAGCTTGCTTTTCAGCTGCTCAGGTCTTCTAAAATCTGCCATCCGAACTGCAAAGCTTCTGCCGATCTTATCTGCATAGCAGGGGCCTATGCCGCGGTTGGTTGTTCCGATTTTGTTCCTGCCGAGTGCTGATTCCCGCAGGGTGTCTTCAAGCTTGTGGTATGAGAGCACAACATGCGCATTTTCGCTGATAAAGAGCCTGCTTGCAAAATTGAAGCCCTTCTGCTCAAGACCCTCAAGCTCTTTGAGAAAGATCTCCGGATCGAATACTACCCCGTTGCCTATTACGCAGGCAGTATCCTCTCTCACCGCGCCGCTCGGCATAAGGTGGAGGGCGAATTTCTGATTATTTACTATTACAGTATGCCCAGCATTTGCCCCGCCGGCAAAGCGAACTACCACATCACACTGCTCGGCTAATATATCTACGACTTTGCCTTTGCCTTCATCTCCCCACTGCAGTCCTGTAACGCAACAATTCATATATTGTTCCTTGCTATATATACAGTCAAAAGCCGCAGCAGGAACACTCTGCCACGGCTTTATCGAATTCTAACCGAAAAATTGATAATTTCAAATTATTTTGCCGTGGTAAAAGTTTTTGTGTGCGACAATATTTTTTGGCAAAGCTTTTTAAAGCCGAATCTGCCCGCTTGTTTTCCGCCTGCGGCGGAGAGGCAGCGGAGGAAACGGAGGGGAGATATTTTTAGCCGCTAATCAGCACTAATTTTCGCTGATGATTTTGCCACGAGCTGCTTGCCACGAGCCACAGGCCACTATCTTTATCCCATCCTTTAAATCCTTGCCCCGTAGCCAAAGCGGTTGGGGGCTGTTAATCCTGTCTAATTTATCACATCCTCTCCGTTATCTCCGCTTCCTCCGATGTTTAACTCTCTTTTACATCAGAGAAAACATTTTCATAAATGAGGGGGAAAGCTCTCTGCCGGCAGGGCGCTTCAACGCAATACATCATCTTGCTCTGATGTGGACAGTGTTTTTTTTACACAGAGATAGTCCGCCTGCGGCGGAGAGGCAGCGGAGGAAACGGAGGGGAGATATTTTTAGCCGCTAATCAGCACTAATTTTCGCTGATGATTTTGCCACGGGCCGCTGGCTGCTTGCCACAAGCCAACTTGCCACGAGCCACGCATCAATAAATGGGTAACTGTCCCTATATTTGGCAGCGGGGAAGAAAATCGCGGACCTGCACGAACAAGCAAGGCATTGATAAAAAAAAGCATGGTGCGATACTTAATGGAAAAAATAAAAACCATTCAACAAGTTCGCACCATGCCGGAACCCTATCCTAATTATAAAACTGCTCTGTTCTGAATTCAACGATTAAGTTCATTTTTTTATTTTTCTATTGAACAATATTAAAGCTGAGTTATTATATGAGTAAAACGTAACACTGTAACGGAGATGAATTTTGAAAACAGAGACAATGCAGCTTTATGAGCTGAAAGCTGAGATAATTCAGGCGGCGGCTCACCCGCTTCGCCTCGCAGTGATTGATTTTCTTGCGGGCGGTGAGCAGTGCGTATGCGATATCGCCTCTCATCTGGGGGCTAAGCGGTCTAATGTTTCAAGGCATCTTTCAATGATGGTGAGGGCAGGCGTGCTTGAGAGCCGCAAAGACGGGCTCAAAATGATGTACTCGCTAAAAACGCCCTGTATCGTAAATTTCCTTGATTGCGTGGAGCAGGCTCTCAGAGAGCGAATCCAGAGCCAGAGCAGTTTGCTGGAGAGCGAGTAAAAAATTTTTCAATAGTTATGTGAGTATTTCGTCGTATAGTAATATATATTGTAAAGAGGACTACAGAATATGGACTGGAAAAAGGAATGGAAAAAGTTGGCAGTTATCGTCGCTGTTTTCCTTGGGTGTTTCTATCTGCCCGCAGGCTGGGGGCGTTTTGATAATGCAGTAATGGAATCGCTTCATCTTATTAAATGGTATGCTCAGGAACACGTGCTGTTATGCCTTATTCCTGCGTTTTTCATAGCTGGAGCTGTTTCGGTATTCGTCAGTAAGGCTTCTGTGATGAAGTATCTCGGGGCAAAGGCCAACAAAATTCTCGCTTACGGCGTTGCCTCGGTATCCGGCACAATCCTCGCAGTTTGCTCATGTACAGTTTTGCCGTTATTCTTCGGTATATACCGAATGGGGGCCGGTCTCGGCCCTGCGGTTGCCTTTCTTTATTCCGGGCCTGCAATAAACATCCTCGCGGTAATCCTCACAGCGAGAATTCTCGGCCTTGAGCTGGGAATAGCCCGTGCAGTTGGTGCGGTTGTTTTCAGCGTCGTAATTGGCCTTACAATGCATTTTATCTACCGAAAAGAAGAGCTCGAAAAGGCTGACGGCCAGATGAATATGCCCGAGCCAGAGGTTTCCCGTCCTCTCTGGCAGAACGGACTGTTTTTCGGCGTGATGATAGGGGTTTTGGTATTCGCAAACTGGGGAGCTCCTAATGATTTCCATTTCAAAACCGAAAACGGAGAAACCTTCCGAGCGGCAGTAATAGAAAGCCCTGAGCATTCAGGCAGAGAAGACGGGGCTTACGTTCTAAAAATTCTCGTCGGGGAAAATGCCGGCGAAGAGGCTGAAATCAAGGCTGAGAATATTGCAAGCAAGGAAGCTGCCGCCGGCGCTTGGACAAGCATCTGGAAGCACAAATGGGTGATTACTTCCGTTTTTGCCGTCGCTCTTGCGGTAATACTGATATTCTGGTTTTCAATTCCTGCTTGGAAAATTATAGTCGGTGCAGTGCCTGTTGGTATTCTTGCTTTTGCCCTCCCGATGGAAGGGATGATGGTGATGATTCCATTTTCTGCAGGGGTGATAGCCCTTTCCTGGGCAGCGAGCACTACAGAAGGCGAAGCGGAGGAGTGGTTCAGCTCTACGTGGTCTTTTGCCAAACAGATTCTGCCTCTGCTGTTTTTCGGCGTAATCGTGGCAGGTCTTTTGCTTGGAAGGCCAGGGAATGAAGGCCTGATTCCCTCGGAATGGGTGGCCAGCGCGGTAGGCGGAAATTCGGTCTCCGCAAATCTTTTCGCCTCAGTGGCGGGGGCATTTATGTATTTCGCCACATTGACAGAGGTTCCGATTCTCCAAGGGCTCATTGGAGCGGGGATGGGCAAAGGCCCGGCGCTTGCCCTGCTTCTTGCAGGTCCGGCTTTGAGCCTCCCGAATATGCTGGTAATCCGTTCAGTGATGGGAACAAAGAAGACGCTCGTTTTCATAGCGCTGGTGATCGTGATGGCCACTATTTGCGGAATAATTTTTGGAAGTTTCTTTTAAAAACGCTCGCATTCAATTATGATATTGCAGGCTAAGCCATTTTTGGAACTAAAAACTGTAAAGGCAGCAATACCTGATGTTAAAAACTGCTGTAATAAAATTAGACCTCAAAGAACCCGCAGAAAAGCTGCTGGAGATGGCGGAGTTTATGCGACATTTCGGCACAAAAACCCTGCATATAATTTCTACAGCGGACAACCACAGAAACCGCAAGAGCATCAATGAAAAAACCGAAGAAGCGGCGGAAAAATTCCGCAGCCTTGGGTACAACGCTCAGGTTCATATCCGCAGAGGCAATTCAGCTACACAAACGCTCAAACTCGCTGAGGAATTAAAAGCTGATTACATCGGCCTCTACTGGATTCCCGCCGGCGTGATACGAAGGGCTCTTCTGGGAAGTGTGGATGCGGAGATTCTCTGGCGGGCGAGGATACCTGTTTTTGTGTATAAACGACGGGGATATCTCGATAAGAAAAAGAAACTCGAGAGCCTTCTCTATGCCACCGACTTTCAGGAAACCGACAGCAAGGTGCTGCCGTATCTCTGCCATCAGCAGAATCCCGCTGTTAAGCTTTATCTGCTCCATGTTGGTGAGCGTGCGCCGGATCCGTATGCAGAGCAGCAGAGGCGGGAGCTTGCGAAAAAGAATCTCGCCCGTCTTGCGGAGAAGTGCAGCAAGGCTTTCGGATCGGTTGAACAGATTGAAGTGGTGGGCTGGCCGAAAAGACGCATACTCTTTCAGGCTTGGAGCAAGGATGTAGATCTTGTGGTTCTGGGGCAGTCTGATAAATCAAGCACCTTCGAGAAAATCCTCGGCTCCACTGCTGAGGCTGTGGTTCATAAATCAAGGCGTAATGCGCTGCTTATTCCGTAGATAGAGGTTTGAGGATGCATTTTGCAAAAAAGAATCTGGTTTTTATTGTCTCGCTTATAAGCGCAGGTTCGCTGATTCTGATTGGCGCATTCAGCCCCAGCCTTCTTGATAAGGCATCCGGGACAGTTTATCAGTCTATCATTGATAATTTCGGTTGGTCTTACCTGATAGCGGCATTTTTCTTTCTCGTTTTCAGTATATGTATTGCATTCAGCCGATTCGGCAGCATTAAGCTGGGCAACGACTACGAAAAGCCCCAATACTCATATTTCGGCTGGTTCAGTATGCTTTTTGCAGCAGGGATGGGGATTGGTATTATCTTCTGGGGCGTGGCCGAACCCATGAGCCACTACCTAAACCCGCCGGACTACATCGATCAGCAGTCTGGAACTGCGGCAAATTTCGCCATGCAGTACAGCTTTTTCCACTGGGGCCTCCAGCCATGGGCGGTTTATATCACGATGAGCCTTTCCATTGCTTATTTCTCGTTCCGCAGGGGAATGCCCACGCTTATCTCGAGCTGTTTCTATCCGCTGATAGGCGAGCGTATTTACGGCACTCTCGGATATCTGATCGACATACTTGCAGTCTTCGCCACGCTTTTCGGAATCGTTACTTCGCTCGGGCTCGGGGCGATGCAGATTACCAGCGGGCTTGGCTCGGTGTTTGGATTTGCCGATTCCTTCGGGATTACGGTGGTGATAATCGCAGCGGCCACTGTGCTTTTTCTGATATCGAGCATGACAGGGCTTGATAAGGGCATCCAGATACTCAGCAAAATGAATATCCTGCTTGCCATACTCCTTCTGCTTTTTATGTTCATCGTTGGGCCAACGAGCTTTATAATGAACACCTTCACAAACACCCTTGCAGATTATATGTCTAACCTGCTGGATATGAGCCTTTCAACAAACCCATTCAGGAGCTATCAGTGGACTCAGACATGGACGATTTTCTACTGGGCATGGTGGATATCATGGTCGCCGTTTGTGGGGCTGTTTGTGGCGAGTATATCAAGAGGCAGAACTATACGGGAATTTATCATTGGAGCCCTGCTCGTTCCAACAATCCTCAGCTTCGCATGGTTCAGCGTGTTTGGAGGTTCGGCCTTCAGCCTTGAGCTGGGCGGAGCAGAGATTGCTTCTGTTGTATCGGAAAACGTATCTGCGGGACTCTTCGAAGTGTACAACCACTTCCCGCTGAGTGCGGGGCTCTCGCTGGTTACAGTTATGCTGCTGGGTGTTTTCTTTGTAACCTCAGCAGATTCTGCTACCTACGTTTTGGCGATGATGACCTCTAACGGGAAGCGGTCTCCCTCGGCCGGCAAGAAAATTGTATGGGGGCTCACCGTTTCGCTCACTGCCGTAATACTGCTCAGTTCAGGCGGTCTGCACGCCTTGCGGAAGATGTCTATCGCTGCTGCACTGCCGTTTACTCTGATTATGCTGTTTATGAGCTGGAGCCTGCTGAAAGGCCTCAAATACGAATACAGCCAGAGAAACCATGAGCAAATCAAAAAACAAATCGCCCGATCAAAAGGCGCACAAGAATCCTGAAAGCGTTAATTTGGGCGCCGATTTAAGCGAATGAGCATACAAATTTATAGTCAATTTTATTAGGAAACTCAAAAATGAAAAAGATTCAAGTTTTAGGTACAGGCTGCCCAAAGTGCAAAAAGCTGGCTGAAAATGCTGAGGCAGCTGCTGAAGAGCTCGGTATCGAATACGAAATCGAAAAGGTTACCCAGCTCAACGATATAATGCAGATGGGGGTTATGATGACGCCCGCCTTAGCGATTGACGGGGAAGTGAAGGTAACCGGAAAGACTGCTTCCCCTGATGATATCAAAGCGATGCTTGCCTGATATCTATTCGCAGTTAGAAAAGAATTTCAACCTCAATAAGCAATTAGGGTGATTCTATGAACAAAACAGGAAAGATAATTACCGTAGCTGTGCTTATCGCAGTCGTGGGTATTGTGATAGCAATGAAGCAGAAGGACAATTCTCCAGATGCCCAGAGAGCTTCTGAGAACTCGGCAGATGTTCAAGCAAACCAGACCCCAGACCAGCCTGAAAAAAGCGAATCAAAACAGGACGCAGAAAAGCTGCCTCATTTGATCGATTTAGGTGCTGGCAAGTGCGTTCCGTGCAAGATGATGAAGCCCATTCTTGACGAGCTCAAGCAAAACTACAATCAGCAGTTTAAGATAACTTTTATTGACGTATGGAAAAATGAAGATCAGGCTAAGAAATATGATGTGAAGATGATCCCCACTCAGATTTTCTATGATGCTTCCGGCGAGGAGCTTTTCAGGCACGAAGGTTTCTATTCAAAAGAAGATATCTTGAGCAAGTGGGAAGAGCTCGGCATAGAGATACAAAAAGAAAGATAGCTGTATGCAGGAGCTTTTTACCCAATTAACTCAGGCCGTGGAAGGCGCGTGGTACTTTGCAGTTGCAGCCTCGTTTATCTGGGGGATATTAAGCATAATCCTCAGCCCCTGCCACTTAGCCAGCATACCTCTGATTGTGGGCTTTATCGACGAGCAGGGGAGGATGTCTGCAAAGCGGGCGTTCTGGATATCAACCTTGTTTTCCGCGGGCATCCTGATCACCATCGCAGCGATTGGAGCTGTTACCGCGTTTGCCGGAAGAATGATGGGAGATGTGGGCAGATACGGCAACTATTTTGTGGCGCTGATATTCTTTGCCGTAGGGCTGTATTTGCTTGAGGTTTTGCCGAATCCGTTTTCTGCACCCGGGCAGGTTGGTATGAAACGCAAAGGTATGCTTGCAGCATTTATCCTCGGCCTTGTTTTCGGCATCGCCCTTGGCCCGTGCACATTTGCGTATATGGCTCCTATGCTGGGAGTAACTTTCAAGCTGGCATCCACGAATCTCAGCTACGGCATACTCCTCCTGCTGGTTTACGGCATAGGCCACTGCTCTGTTATTGTATTTGCCGGAACATTTACAGAGGTTGTTCAGCGGTATATGAACTGGAATGAAAAATCCAAAGGTGCTGTGATTTTGAAGAAAATCTGCGGAGCGCTTGTGATTTTAGGCGGGCTCTGGCTGATTTACACCGCCTGAGAACTAAAAACAACAAAGGTGATCTATGGAAAATACAGAAAAGCTCAAAGTTTTGTTTCTATGTACCGGCAATTCCTGCCGCAGCCAAATGGCGGAAGGCTGGGCACGGCATCTGAATAATGACTGCATTGAACCTTATTCTGCAGGCATCGAAACGCACGGCCTGAATCCAAATGCTGTGAAGGTGATGGCTGAGGCCGGCCCGGATATCTCCGGGCATCTTTCAAAACACCTTGATGAGCTGAAAAACGTTGATTTTGATTTCGTGGTAACCGTATGCGGGCATGCAAACGAAAACTGCCCTATGTTCCCGGGGAAAGCCAAAGTTGTCCATGTTGGCTTTGATGACCCGCCTAAGCTCGCTGCCGATGCCGTCTCAGAAGAAGAGGCTCTAAATTGCTATCGAAAAGTAAGAGATGAGATAAAAGAATTTGTCCTAAAAATGCCCGAAGCGCTGAATCAGTGATAGGCTTTCAGCGGGATCTTTATTGAAACAGAATTGACAATCTTTTGTCTAATCCGCTTATGAGTTTGTATCTTCGCTCAGGGTGAGCAGGAATATCTGGCGGTACTGCTTGCCTGATTCAGCAGTATCCAGATTGAATGCTATCATGCTGCCATCTCTGCTCCAGCATGGGTTTATTGGGTGGCTGGAAAATCTTTTTGTTAGCCTTGCCGGCTCGCACGGTCTGCCGTCTTTTATCTTCAAAGCAAATACGCTGTTATCGCATACGTAGCAGACGGCATGGCTGCCGGGCTTCCAGAAGAAGGTGTCCTGCACGCTGGTATCGTGTTTTGTGAGCTGGATGGGCTCGCCTCCTGCAGGCGAAACGGCGAAAAGCTGCACCACCCCCTCGTTATCTTTTGCAAGATATGCGATGTATTTTCCATCTGAGCTTGAGAGCACCCAGTGCCGCGGGCTCAAAACGATGCCCGGATATTTTCTCTCGCCGGTATAGGTGAGCCGTCTTTGCTTTACTCCTTCCGGCGGCGAAGGCATTTGCGTTTTCGTGCCTTCAATTGCCCCATTCCTGCCGGAGGTTTGGATATTCTCTGGGATATCTGAGATGAACAGCTCAACTAATTCTTCCCCTGATTCAGTTTTGAGTTTGCCTAAATATGCCTGAGCGGGCTGGTATGTCCCGTCTTTTTTACGATACCCATTTTCGCCAACCCATGCATTGCTGAAAGCCCTGCTTATCTGATTTGAACCGGGCTCTGGATCTGGCACAACACTTGAGACAACCACAGAAAAGCACCTGCCCGAATTGTTTTCAGTTTCAGTATGCCCGGACACCTCTACCGGCGTCCCTCTTTTCATAACGCCAACCGTGCGGAGATTGAGCTTTCGGCCTGTTTTCTCCTCGAGCTCTGCCATTACCGCATCGTTGTATGTAAAGCCGATCCACTCGCCGCAGCCGCTGAACTGATGGGCGTGGGTTCCGCCCCGCAAAGCGCCGGGTGTGAATGGGGGGTAAACATCTCTTGCATCCATATAGATCCCCTTGCCGGGGGCAGCATTTTCATCCACCATAACGCAGGTTCTGCGGTGCAGGTCGTAGGGTCGGGATTTGGAGGCGTTTTTTATGCCTCTTATGAAAATGATCTGATCTTTGAACGGGTGATATGCAGGCGTTCCGCAGCCCGGGCCGTATTCATTCTGCCCGGGCACTTCATAAACCCTCTTTATCTTTCTGTTTTGCGTATTCACCTTTTCGATATACGGATTTGAGCCCATAAGCGGCCCGTCCGCCCGTGTATCGTAAACGATCCATTTCCCGTCCGGCGAGAAGCCGCCATAAGGGCTGATGTAATGGTTTTGCGTCTTAGTTGTAAGCTGTTTTAAGTTTGCAGTTTCGGGCAGATTGTTTCTACTGCCTCTATCTAACTTTCCGGCTGAGAGGGATGCTGCTGTTATAAGTAAAACTGTTAAGACAGATTTTTTCATTCTCTTACCCCGCCGAAACAGACTGCTCATATTCTTTCGATATATCATCGCAGAGCCTGATAAATTCAATA
This window of the Sedimentisphaera salicampi genome carries:
- a CDS encoding ArsR/SmtB family transcription factor, which translates into the protein MKTETMQLYELKAEIIQAAAHPLRLAVIDFLAGGEQCVCDIASHLGAKRSNVSRHLSMMVRAGVLESRKDGLKMMYSLKTPCIVNFLDCVEQALRERIQSQSSLLESE
- the uppS gene encoding polyprenyl diphosphate synthase, which gives rise to MGNNFEAVRKQAAEKIGLPAEKMPRHIGIIMDGNGRWAKQRDLPRFHGHREGAKKIETICDAAQEIGCECVTLYCFSVQNWRRPEMEIDYLMQLFTRYLVAVRGDLVEKNMKLAHFGRRDGLPDFLLEELDNTLEATKSGTGLTLGLCLNYGGREEILDSVKKLGEKIASGSLTPEEITEQMISENIYTSEYPDPDLIIRTSSEMRISNFLLWQSSYSEYYVTKTLWPDFTREEMFEAVKTLGERERRMGDIKA
- a CDS encoding cytochrome c biogenesis CcdA family protein, which produces MQELFTQLTQAVEGAWYFAVAASFIWGILSIILSPCHLASIPLIVGFIDEQGRMSAKRAFWISTLFSAGILITIAAIGAVTAFAGRMMGDVGRYGNYFVALIFFAVGLYLLEVLPNPFSAPGQVGMKRKGMLAAFILGLVFGIALGPCTFAYMAPMLGVTFKLASTNLSYGILLLLVYGIGHCSVIVFAGTFTEVVQRYMNWNEKSKGAVILKKICGALVILGGLWLIYTA
- a CDS encoding BCCT family transporter, producing the protein MHFAKKNLVFIVSLISAGSLILIGAFSPSLLDKASGTVYQSIIDNFGWSYLIAAFFFLVFSICIAFSRFGSIKLGNDYEKPQYSYFGWFSMLFAAGMGIGIIFWGVAEPMSHYLNPPDYIDQQSGTAANFAMQYSFFHWGLQPWAVYITMSLSIAYFSFRRGMPTLISSCFYPLIGERIYGTLGYLIDILAVFATLFGIVTSLGLGAMQITSGLGSVFGFADSFGITVVIIAAATVLFLISSMTGLDKGIQILSKMNILLAILLLLFMFIVGPTSFIMNTFTNTLADYMSNLLDMSLSTNPFRSYQWTQTWTIFYWAWWISWSPFVGLFVASISRGRTIREFIIGALLVPTILSFAWFSVFGGSAFSLELGGAEIASVVSENVSAGLFEVYNHFPLSAGLSLVTVMLLGVFFVTSADSATYVLAMMTSNGKRSPSAGKKIVWGLTVSLTAVILLSSGGLHALRKMSIAAALPFTLIMLFMSWSLLKGLKYEYSQRNHEQIKKQIARSKGAQES
- a CDS encoding adenylosuccinate synthase, with the translated sequence MNCCVTGLQWGDEGKGKVVDILAEQCDVVVRFAGGANAGHTVIVNNQKFALHLMPSGAVREDTACVIGNGVVFDPEIFLKELEGLEQKGFNFASRLFISENAHVVLSYHKLEDTLRESALGRNKIGTTNRGIGPCYADKIGRSFAVRMADFRRPEQLKSKLKKITDYKNKVFEAVYGAEPIDPEEVYQSCQTYSQKLGKYICNTTKYLHEAIDAGKKVLFEGAQGALLDLDHGTFPFVTSSNASALGMSTGSGIPAGKVDRFLGVVKSYTTRVGSGPFPTEQDNQTGQLIRDKGNEYGTTTGRPRRCGWFDGVAARYAAAIGGINELAVMHLDTLAGMDELKICPSYMLEGEKTNFFPVDAGDLERAECVYETLPGWNEDLSEVKEYEKLPENAKKYIEAIERVTGVRVSMIGTGPRRDQIIYKK
- a CDS encoding DUF3748 domain-containing protein, translated to MKKSVLTVLLITAASLSAGKLDRGSRNNLPETANLKQLTTKTQNHYISPYGGFSPDGKWIVYDTRADGPLMGSNPYIEKVNTQNRKIKRVYEVPGQNEYGPGCGTPAYHPFKDQIIFIRGIKNASKSRPYDLHRRTCVMVDENAAPGKGIYMDARDVYPPFTPGALRGGTHAHQFSGCGEWIGFTYNDAVMAELEEKTGRKLNLRTVGVMKRGTPVEVSGHTETENNSGRCFSVVVSSVVPDPEPGSNQISRAFSNAWVGENGYRKKDGTYQPAQAYLGKLKTESGEELVELFISDIPENIQTSGRNGAIEGTKTQMPSPPEGVKQRRLTYTGERKYPGIVLSPRHWVLSSSDGKYIAYLAKDNEGVVQLFAVSPAGGEPIQLTKHDTSVQDTFFWKPGSHAVCYVCDNSVFALKIKDGRPCEPARLTKRFSSHPINPCWSRDGSMIAFNLDTAESGKQYRQIFLLTLSEDTNS
- a CDS encoding thioredoxin family protein, translating into MKKIQVLGTGCPKCKKLAENAEAAAEELGIEYEIEKVTQLNDIMQMGVMMTPALAIDGEVKVTGKTASPDDIKAMLA
- a CDS encoding thioredoxin family protein, which codes for MNKTGKIITVAVLIAVVGIVIAMKQKDNSPDAQRASENSADVQANQTPDQPEKSESKQDAEKLPHLIDLGAGKCVPCKMMKPILDELKQNYNQQFKITFIDVWKNEDQAKKYDVKMIPTQIFYDASGEELFRHEGFYSKEDILSKWEELGIEIQKER
- a CDS encoding permease — translated: MDWKKEWKKLAVIVAVFLGCFYLPAGWGRFDNAVMESLHLIKWYAQEHVLLCLIPAFFIAGAVSVFVSKASVMKYLGAKANKILAYGVASVSGTILAVCSCTVLPLFFGIYRMGAGLGPAVAFLYSGPAINILAVILTARILGLELGIARAVGAVVFSVVIGLTMHFIYRKEELEKADGQMNMPEPEVSRPLWQNGLFFGVMIGVLVFANWGAPNDFHFKTENGETFRAAVIESPEHSGREDGAYVLKILVGENAGEEAEIKAENIASKEAAAGAWTSIWKHKWVITSVFAVALAVILIFWFSIPAWKIIVGAVPVGILAFALPMEGMMVMIPFSAGVIALSWAASTTEGEAEEWFSSTWSFAKQILPLLFFGVIVAGLLLGRPGNEGLIPSEWVASAVGGNSVSANLFASVAGAFMYFATLTEVPILQGLIGAGMGKGPALALLLAGPALSLPNMLVIRSVMGTKKTLVFIALVIVMATICGIIFGSFF
- a CDS encoding arsenate reductase ArsC, which translates into the protein MENTEKLKVLFLCTGNSCRSQMAEGWARHLNNDCIEPYSAGIETHGLNPNAVKVMAEAGPDISGHLSKHLDELKNVDFDFVVTVCGHANENCPMFPGKAKVVHVGFDDPPKLAADAVSEEEALNCYRKVRDEIKEFVLKMPEALNQ
- a CDS encoding universal stress protein, which codes for MLKTAVIKLDLKEPAEKLLEMAEFMRHFGTKTLHIISTADNHRNRKSINEKTEEAAEKFRSLGYNAQVHIRRGNSATQTLKLAEELKADYIGLYWIPAGVIRRALLGSVDAEILWRARIPVFVYKRRGYLDKKKKLESLLYATDFQETDSKVLPYLCHQQNPAVKLYLLHVGERAPDPYAEQQRRELAKKNLARLAEKCSKAFGSVEQIEVVGWPKRRILFQAWSKDVDLVVLGQSDKSSTFEKILGSTAEAVVHKSRRNALLIP